The Blastocatellia bacterium genome contains the following window.
GTCGAGCCCGGTATTTACCTGCCGGAGTGGGGCGGCGTGCGCATCGAAGATGTCGTCGTCGTGGAGGCCGAAGGGTGTCGCGTGCTCACCCCCGCTCCCAAGGAGCTTTTAGCGCTCTGATCATGAACCTGAAAGAACTCAAAGAACTGATCAAACTGGTCGATCAGAAACAGTTTGCCGAGTTCGAGCTGGAGCAGCCCGACTTCAAACTACGGATCAAACGCAATACTCCCGTTGTCGTCCAACCGACGAGCAATTCAACATCGCCTGCTCCGACTCCTCTGCCCGGCGGCGTCCCGCCCGCGATGTCCGTGGCGCCACCCCCGGTTGTGCCCCCGCCGGCCGTGGCGGTGACACCGGCTCCGGCGGCGGCACCGGAGGAGGCCTTGCACCTGATCGTCTCGCCCATTGTCGGGACGTTTTATCGCGCT
Protein-coding sequences here:
- the accB gene encoding acetyl-CoA carboxylase biotin carboxyl carrier protein, translating into MNLKELKELIKLVDQKQFAEFELEQPDFKLRIKRNTPVVVQPTSNSTSPAPTPLPGGVPPAMSVAPPPVVPPPAVAVTPAPAAAPEEALHLIVSPIVGTFYRAPSPTADPYVEIGDRVEPGTVLCLIEAMKLMNEITSDVAGEVVKIFVENGQAVEYGQPLFGIRVS